A single window of Deinococcus betulae DNA harbors:
- a CDS encoding alpha/beta hydrolase family protein encodes MRRLLPLTLLLTPLALAQSDAALAAVDAAQMSIPAARQKAYPGSALTVRQTLAAGSTYTRQVVSYQSDGLRINALLTVPRGTPPKGGWPAIVFNHGYIPPNVYRTTERYVAYQDAFARAGFVTLKSDYRGHGSSQGEALGGYYAPGYTTDVMNALSSLKQDGRVNAARIGMWGHSMGGFLTLRAMVIDRQVKAGVIWAGVVGDYHQLLNEWNNPVPVSIPARILNLRKQAVAKYSTPRQNPQFWNQLSATSYLRDLGGPVQLHIGTADKEVPVAFHTSLATRLKALGKPVQNYVYPGDNHDLSRNLRVALDRSVKFFQQHL; translated from the coding sequence ATGCGCCGCCTGTTGCCACTGACCCTGCTGCTGACGCCTCTGGCCCTGGCCCAGTCTGACGCGGCGCTGGCGGCGGTGGACGCCGCGCAGATGAGCATTCCCGCTGCCCGGCAAAAGGCCTATCCCGGCAGTGCCCTGACCGTGCGGCAGACCCTGGCGGCAGGCAGCACCTACACCCGTCAGGTGGTGAGCTACCAGTCCGACGGCCTGCGCATCAACGCGCTGCTGACGGTGCCGCGCGGGACGCCACCCAAAGGTGGCTGGCCCGCCATCGTCTTCAATCACGGCTATATCCCGCCCAACGTCTACCGCACCACTGAGCGCTACGTGGCCTATCAGGACGCCTTTGCGCGGGCAGGCTTCGTGACCCTGAAAAGTGACTACCGGGGTCACGGCAGCAGCCAGGGCGAGGCGCTGGGCGGCTACTACGCACCGGGCTACACCACCGATGTCATGAACGCGCTGAGCAGCCTGAAGCAAGATGGCCGGGTCAACGCCGCGCGTATCGGCATGTGGGGGCACTCGATGGGCGGCTTTCTGACCCTGCGGGCGATGGTCATTGACCGGCAGGTGAAGGCTGGGGTCATCTGGGCGGGCGTGGTGGGCGACTACCACCAGCTCCTCAACGAATGGAACAACCCTGTGCCGGTCTCTATTCCGGCCCGCATCCTGAACCTGCGCAAACAGGCCGTGGCGAAATACAGCACCCCGCGCCAGAACCCGCAGTTCTGGAATCAGCTCAGCGCGACCTCCTACCTGCGCGACCTGGGCGGCCCCGTGCAGCTGCACATAGGTACGGCAGACAAGGAGGTGCCCGTGGCCTTTCACACCTCGCTGGCCACCCGCCTGAAGGCCCTGGGCAAGCCGGTGCAGAATTACGTCTACCCCGGCGACAACCATGACCTGAGCCGCAACCTGCGCGTGGCCCTTGACCGCAGCGTCAAGTTCTTTCAGCAGCACCTGTAA